A stretch of Gasterosteus aculeatus chromosome 4, fGasAcu3.hap1.1, whole genome shotgun sequence DNA encodes these proteins:
- the kmt2e gene encoding inactive histone-lysine N-methyltransferase 2E isoform X4, which translates to MSIVIPVGVDTADASYLDMAAGSEPESVEASPVVVEKSSYPHQIYSSGSHHSHSYIGLPYADHNYGARPPPTPPASPPPSMLIRQGEGGLFVPGGQDEASRGTTLSTSEDGSYGADITRCICGFTHDDGYMICCDKCSAWQHIDCMGIDRQNIPETYLCERCQPRHLDRERAILLQTRKRECLSDGDTSATESGDEVPLELYSTFQHTPTTITLTTGRLGNKQTDKKRKKSGDKEPQASSARAKKAFREGSRKSSRVKGAAPEQEPTEHPSLWENKLKTWMERYEEASSNQYSEDVQVLLRVKEQGDGKSLAYNTHPASFKPPVESQVQKNKKILKAVRDLAPDSLIIEYRGKFMLRQQFEANGYFFKRPYPFVLFYSKFDGLEMCVDARSFGNEARFIRRSCTPNSEVRHVVEDGMLHLYIYSLRPIVKGTEITIGFDYDYGSCKYKVDCACVKGNQECPVLKHNLEPTENLGSGGRRRGSRKDKETVRDDQGQNQNVGLDCEGKSKSAGDGKQRKLSPLRLSISNNQDPELYEDLEDKTSVSNEVEMESEEQIAERRRKMTREERKMEAILQAFARMEKREKRREQALERIGGVKTEVGGRSDIKEEPPATPEMADSPTVMQPLLEVKEEPGLKPAKVKSSRNRKSFSRNRTHIGQQRRRARTISTCSDLAPGSPTESVEPLTNEAPEGEAPAAPEPEAIPDEAPDTSPPHSCSPAPDRHRNGSKSFKSKKHFVSEWVGEKQQDRGGVRTPEPVPERPLRISSDPEVLATQLNALPGMACSPQVYSTPKHYVRFSSPFLANRSPTTPGVPTGRRRSRELPETPPTTGSCKKRWLKQALEEEGSTSPARGPSLLMPSEGPLSPPINGDSDSPLAYNGTCSLPELPTPLKKRRLSPLDACMSESSTPYGSPCATPTRADQSETPATPVLPATPPRPRTEEPSAEPPPSTPTQTLNVLQESDSSVESSPEVSRKPSVQEADRPPSLVSSPCVRAPSSDGPPTEATATVPESPQPPAAAAAEPMDCGEDRADGAVVEGSNEASSSAETCASSFPGWIKSPDRGPTGPAGLNFSPVNSNLRDLTPSHTLEPLVAPFRPEAAAGAAAGAAAAGTVPLVVSQPPFPEAQGPLFYPCPEEATSLGFSRSLNGDGSGEGGGSAQNPPQKKKVSLLEYRKRQREARRSGSKAECGSPVSAAPPLTVDAFAAALETTSEAPLPPAPPPLCNTATSTAAKEPPASEEGEVPAEKGEKEGGEGQWTSSTSVEQARERGYHRALLLSKDKDADGETEGGDTPALRDCPSPSLQKTPTHAPCSPGPVAPPPSRPAKEEEADGQPPSKPKPAPLTPTKLHPAPLPSSPVHYPGPSLLHSPKPQGSPYRGQRALFSAPPQALPPAQTPTGPAAFPQYNAQSDPPPPPPPPPATAAYFPSQSASPAGPFPGFKPAVAPPYPPGSQPLMQTIPHSVHYQSSAAPPPPPPPPHPMSGPTLLHVNLQPSPIQQHQLMLSTAAPPPPPPPPSQGQAPQQQPPAGSALLSLTPPPPPPPPPPAPSTNAQMQPHHFQNLGAFQPALLHPGATANPSVPPSTYPPPLQQTGLPPPPPPPPQQTQQGQAQAAASPRGAPASSTPFHSSGYLSTGWH; encoded by the exons ATGAGCATAGTCATCCCAGTAGGGGTGGACACAGCGGACGCCTCATACCTGGACATGGCTGCAGGCTCAGA ACCAGAATCGGTGGAGGCCAGCCCCGTGGTGGTGGAGAAGTCCAGCTACCCGCACCAGATCTACAGCAGCGGCTCTCACCATTCCCACAGTTACATTGGCCTGCCGTACGCC GACCATAACTATGGGGCGCGGCCCCCACCCACTCCAccggcctcccctcccccctccatgtTGATCCGacaaggagagggggggttgtttgttCCAGGAGGCCAGGACGAAGCATCCAGGGGCACAACGCTCAGCACCTCAGAAGATGGCAGCTACGGGGCAGACATCACCCGCTGCATCTGTGGCTTCACCCACGATGACGGCTACATGATCTGCTGCGACAAGTGCAG cGCGTGGCAGCATATCGACTGCATGGGCATCGACAGGCAGAACATTCCTGAGACTTACCTGTGTGAGCGCTGCCAACCACGACACCTGGATAGAGAGCGGGCCATCCTGCTGCAGACCAGGAAACGAGAGTGTCTCTCTG ATGGTGACACCAGTGCAACAGAGAGTGGAGATGAGGTGCCATTAGAACTTTACTCCACCTTCCAACACACGCCTACCACCATCACGCTCACCACTGGGCGCCTCGGCAATAAGCAGACTGATAAAAAACGTAAAAAGAGCGGCGATAAAGAGCCTCAAGCCTCCTCTGCCCGCGCTAAGAAG GCCTTCCGAGAAGGGTCCAGAAAGTCCTCCAGAGTAAAG GGCGCCGCTCCGGAGCAGGAGCCGACGGAGCACCCGTCTCTGTGGGAGAACAAACTCAAGACGTGGATGGAGCGATACGAGGAGGCCAGCAGCAATCAGTACAGCGAGGACGTCCAGGTCCTGTTGCGTGTCAAAGAGCAAGGCGATGGCAAGAGCCTGGCGTACAACACGCACCCGGCCTCCTTCAAGCCGCCGGTGGAG AGTCAAgttcagaagaacaagaagatcCTCAAGGCGGTGCGAGACTTGGCCCCGGACTCCCTCATCATCGAGTACAGGGGAAAGTTCATGCTTCGACAGCAGTTCGAGGCCAACGGATACTTCTTCAAGAG gcCATACccctttgtgttgttttattccaaGTTTGATGGACTAGAGATGTGTGTGGACGCTCGTAGCTTCGGCAACGAGGCGCGCTTCATCCGTCGCTCCTGCACCCCGAATTCTGAG GTGCGGCACGTGGTTGAGGACGGGATGCTGCATTTATACATCTACTCCTTGAGGCCGATCGTCAAAGGCACAGAAATCACCATTGGTTTTGATTACGACTACGGCAGCTG TAAATACAAGGTGGACTGTGCCTGCGTGAAGGGGAACCAGGAGTGCCCGGTGCTCAAGCACAACCTCGAACCCACGGAGAACCTGGGCTCCGGAGGCCGGCGACGAGGGAGCCGCAAGGACAAGGAGACGGTCCGGGACGACCAGGGCCAGAACCAGAACGTGGGCCTGGACTGCGAGGGGAAGAGCAAGAGCGCCGGCGACGGCAAACAGAGGAagctctctcctctccgcctctccaTCTCAAACAACCAG GATCCTGAGTTATATGAGGATCTAGAAGACAAAACCTCCGTTAGCAATGAAGTAGAGATGGAGTCAGAGGAGCAGattgcagagaggaggaggaagatg acacgggaggagaggaagatggaggccATCCTGCAGGCCTTTGCCCGGATGGAGAAGCGGGAGAAGCGTAGGGAGCAGGCCCTGGAGAGAATCGGCGGCGTCAAGACGGAAGTCGGCGGCCGCAGCGACATCAAGGAGGAGCCGCCCGCCACGCCGGAGATGGCGGATTCTCCGACGGTCATGCAG CCGCTGCTGGAGGTGAAAGAGGAGCCGGGACTGAAGCCAGCTAAGGTCAAAAGCTCGAGGAACAGGAAGAGCTTCTCAAGGAACCGCACGCACATCGGTCAACAGCGGCGGCGAGCTCGCACCATCAGCACCTGCTCCGACCTGGCCCCCGGCTCTCCGACCGAGTCGGTGGAGCCGCTGACCAACGAGGCCCCCGAAGGAGAGGCGCCGGCCGCGCCCGAGCCGGAGGCCATCCCCGACGAAGCGCCGGACACCAGCCCCCCGCACAGCTGCTCGCCCGCGCCGGACCGACACCGCAACGGGAGCAAGAGCTTCAAATCTAAAAAG cACTTTGTGAGTGAGTGGGTGGGAGAGAAGCAGCAGGACCGCGGCGGCGTACGGACCCCAGAGCCGGTGCCAGAGAGGCCGCTGAGAATAAGCAGTGACCCCGAAGTACTCGCCACGCAGCTGAACGCCCTGCCGGGCATGGCCTGCTCTCCGCAGGTCTACAGCACCCCCAAACACTACGTCCGCTTCTCGTCCCCATTCCTGGCTAACCGCAGCCCCACCACCCCCGGGGTCCCCACCGGGAGACGGCGTTCCCGGGAACTGCCCGAAACCCCGCCCACCACCGGCTCCTGCAAGAAG CGATGGTTGAAGCaggctctggaggaggagggctccACCAGCCCGGCCAGAGGACCAAGCCTCCTGATGCCCAGCGAGGGTCCTCTCAGCCCCCCCATTAACGGGGACTCTGACAGCCCTCTAGCCTACAACGGTACCTGCTCGCTACCAG AGTTGCCCACGCCGCTGAAAAAGCGGCGGCTGAGTCCGCTGGACGCCTGCATGTCCGAGAGCTCCACGCCCTACGGCTCCCCTTGTGCCACGCCCACCAGGGCCGACCAATCGGAGACACCCGCGACCCCCGTCCTACCGGCTACCCCGCCGCGTCCCCGGACCGAGGAGCCGAGCGCGGAGCCCCCGCCCAGCACCCCAACGCAGACACTTAACGTCCTCCAGGAG AGTGACTCTTCGGTGGAAAGCTCCCCGGAGGTCAGCCGGAAACCCAGCGTGCAAGAG GCCGACCGTCCTCCTTCGTTGGTCTCCTCTCCGTGCGTCAGGGCTCCCAGTTCGGACGGACCCCCGACAGAAGCCACGGCGACGGTTCCCGAAAGCCCGCAGCccccggccgccgccgccgccgagcctATGGACTGCGGGGAGGACCGGGCCGACGGCGCGGTTGTCGAGGGGAGCAACGAGGCTTCCTCATCCGCAGAAACATGTGCTTCCTCTTTCCCCGGCTGGATAAAAAGCCCCGACAGAGGCCCGACTGGACCAGCTGGCCTGAACTTCTCCCCAGTCAACTCAAACCTAAGGGACCTCACCCCCTCGCACACCCTGGAGCCTCTGGTGGCCCCCTTCAGGCCCGAGGCCGCAGCTGGGGCCGCAGCGGGGGCCGCCGCGGCGGGGACGGTGCCGCTGGTCGTCTCTCAGCCCCCCTTCCCTGAAGCCCAGGGGCCGCTCTTTTACCCCTGCCCCGAGGAGGCCACTTCACTGGGCTTCTCGCGCTCGCTGAACGGGGACGGCTCGGGCGAGGGGGGAGGCTCAGCGCAGAATCCCCCACAGAAGAAAAAG GTGTCCCTGCTGGAGTACAGGAAGCGCCAGCGCGAAGCCCGGCGCAGCGGCTCCAAGGCCGAGTGCGGCTCCCCCGTGTCCGCCGCGCCTCCTTTGACTGTGGACGCCTTCGCCGCCGCGTTAGAGACCACGAGTGAAGCACCTCTGCCTcctgctccgcctcctctctgcAACACCGCCACCAGCACCGCGGCAAAAGAGCCCCCGGCgagcgaggagggggaggtgccagcggagaaaggagagaaggaaggaggagagggacagtg GACGTCGTCCACTTCTGTGGAGCAGGCGCGAGAGCGCGGCTACCACCGAGCGCTGCTGCTCAGCAAAGACAAGGACGCGG aTGGTGAGACCGAAGGTGGAGACACGCCCGCGCTGAGGGACTGCCCCTCTCCGAGTCTTCAAAAGACGCCGACCCACGCG CCCTGCTCTCCCGGTCCCGTGGCTCCGCCTCCCAGTCGCccggcgaaggaggaggaggccgacggCCAGCCGCCGAGCAAGCCGAAGCCGGCCCCCCTGACTCCCACCAAGCTCCACCCGGCGCCGTTGCCCTCCTCGCCGGTCCACTACCCCGGACCCTCCCTCCTGCACTCCCCCAAGCCGCAGGGCTCTCCCTACCGCGGCCAGAGGGCGCTGTTCTCCGCTCCGCCTCAAGCCCTGCCCCCGGCGCAGACTCCGACCGGCCCGGCCGCTTTCCCCCAGTACAACGCGCAGAGTgacccgcccccgcccccgcctcctccaccggcTACGGCGGCGTATTTTCCTAGCCAGAGCGCCTCGCCCGCCGGGCCCTTCCCTGGGTTTAAACCTGCCGTCGCCCCCCCGTACCCTCCTGGTTCTCAGCCCCTGATGCAGACTATTCCCCACAGTGTGCATTACCAGAGCTCCGcggcgccgccgcccccccctccgcccccacaCCCGATGTCTGGCCCCACCCTGCTGCACGTCAACCTGCAGCCGTCTCCCATCCAGCAACACCAGCTCATGCTGAGCACCGCcgccccacctcctcccccccctcctccctcgcaGGGCCAGGCCCCTCAGCAGCAGCCTCCCGCCGGCAGCGCCTTGTTGTCGCTgacccctcccccgccgcctcccccgcctccccccgcgCCCTCGACCAACGCCCAGATGCAGCCCCACCACTTTCAGAACTTGGGGGCTTTTCAGCCGGCGTTGCTGCACCCAGGCGCCACCGCCAACCCGTCAGTGCCCCCGTCGACCTACCCGCCACCCCTACAGCAGACCGGActgcccccacctccccctccacccccccaacaGACTCAACAAGGCCAGGCCCAGGCCGCTGCCTCCCCTCGTGGCGCCCCTGCGTCCTCGACCCCCTTCCACAGCTCGGGCTACCTGAGCACTGGGTGGCACTGa
- the kmt2e gene encoding inactive histone-lysine N-methyltransferase 2E isoform X6 translates to MSIVIPVGVDTADASYLDMAAGSEPESVEASPVVVEKSSYPHQIYSSGSHHSHSYIGLPYADHNYGARPPPTPPASPPPSMLIRQGEGGLFVPGGQDEASRGTTLSTSEDGSYGADITRCICGFTHDDGYMICCDKCSAWQHIDCMGIDRQNIPETYLCERCQPRHLDRERAILLQTRKRECLSDGDTSATESGDEVPLELYSTFQHTPTTITLTTGRLGNKQTDKKRKKSGDKEPQASSARAKKAFREGSRKSSRVKGAAPEQEPTEHPSLWENKLKTWMERYEEASSNQYSEDVQVLLRVKEQGDGKSLAYNTHPASFKPPVESQVQKNKKILKAVRDLAPDSLIIEYRGKFMLRQQFEANGYFFKRPYPFVLFYSKFDGLEMCVDARSFGNEARFIRRSCTPNSEVRHVVEDGMLHLYIYSLRPIVKGTEITIGFDYDYGSCKYKVDCACVKGNQECPVLKHNLEPTENLGSGGRRRGSRKDKETVRDDQGQNQNVGLDCEGKSKSAGDGKQRKLSPLRLSISNNQANPAEQSHLPVGAASSWKGLKHKETREERKMEAILQAFARMEKREKRREQALERIGGVKTEVGGRSDIKEEPPATPEMADSPTVMQPLLEVKEEPGLKPAKVKSSRNRKSFSRNRTHIGQQRRRARTISTCSDLAPGSPTESVEPLTNEAPEGEAPAAPEPEAIPDEAPDTSPPHSCSPAPDRHRNGSKSFKSKKHFVSEWVGEKQQDRGGVRTPEPVPERPLRISSDPEVLATQLNALPGMACSPQVYSTPKHYVRFSSPFLANRSPTTPGVPTGRRRSRELPETPPTTGSCKKRWLKQALEEEGSTSPARGPSLLMPSEGPLSPPINGDSDSPLAYNGTCSLPELPTPLKKRRLSPLDACMSESSTPYGSPCATPTRADQSETPATPVLPATPPRPRTEEPSAEPPPSTPTQTLNVLQESDSSVESSPEVSRKPSVQEADRPPSLVSSPCVRAPSSDGPPTEATATVPESPQPPAAAAAEPMDCGEDRADGAVVEGSNEASSSAETCASSFPGWIKSPDRGPTGPAGLNFSPVNSNLRDLTPSHTLEPLVAPFRPEAAAGAAAGAAAAGTVPLVVSQPPFPEAQGPLFYPCPEEATSLGFSRSLNGDGSGEGGGSAQNPPQKKKVSLLEYRKRQREARRSGSKAECGSPVSAAPPLTVDAFAAALETTSEAPLPPAPPPLCNTATSTAAKEPPASEEGEVPAEKGEKEGGEGQWTSSTSVEQARERGYHRALLLSKDKDADGETEGGDTPALRDCPSPSLQKTPTHAPCSPGPVAPPPSRPAKEEEADGQPPSKPKPAPLTPTKLHPAPLPSSPVHYPGPSLLHSPKPQGSPYRGQRALFSAPPQALPPAQTPTGPAAFPQYNAQSDPPPPPPPPPATAAYFPSQSASPAGPFPGFKPAVAPPYPPGSQPLMQTIPHSVHYQSSAAPPPPPPPPHPMSGPTLLHVNLQPSPIQQHQLMLSTAAPPPPPPPPSQGQAPQQQPPAGSALLSLTPPPPPPPPPPAPSTNAQMQPHHFQNLGAFQPALLHPGATANPSVPPSTYPPPLQQTGLPPPPPPPPQQTQQGQAQAAASPRGAPASSTPFHSSGYLSTGWH, encoded by the exons ATGAGCATAGTCATCCCAGTAGGGGTGGACACAGCGGACGCCTCATACCTGGACATGGCTGCAGGCTCAGA ACCAGAATCGGTGGAGGCCAGCCCCGTGGTGGTGGAGAAGTCCAGCTACCCGCACCAGATCTACAGCAGCGGCTCTCACCATTCCCACAGTTACATTGGCCTGCCGTACGCC GACCATAACTATGGGGCGCGGCCCCCACCCACTCCAccggcctcccctcccccctccatgtTGATCCGacaaggagagggggggttgtttgttCCAGGAGGCCAGGACGAAGCATCCAGGGGCACAACGCTCAGCACCTCAGAAGATGGCAGCTACGGGGCAGACATCACCCGCTGCATCTGTGGCTTCACCCACGATGACGGCTACATGATCTGCTGCGACAAGTGCAG cGCGTGGCAGCATATCGACTGCATGGGCATCGACAGGCAGAACATTCCTGAGACTTACCTGTGTGAGCGCTGCCAACCACGACACCTGGATAGAGAGCGGGCCATCCTGCTGCAGACCAGGAAACGAGAGTGTCTCTCTG ATGGTGACACCAGTGCAACAGAGAGTGGAGATGAGGTGCCATTAGAACTTTACTCCACCTTCCAACACACGCCTACCACCATCACGCTCACCACTGGGCGCCTCGGCAATAAGCAGACTGATAAAAAACGTAAAAAGAGCGGCGATAAAGAGCCTCAAGCCTCCTCTGCCCGCGCTAAGAAG GCCTTCCGAGAAGGGTCCAGAAAGTCCTCCAGAGTAAAG GGCGCCGCTCCGGAGCAGGAGCCGACGGAGCACCCGTCTCTGTGGGAGAACAAACTCAAGACGTGGATGGAGCGATACGAGGAGGCCAGCAGCAATCAGTACAGCGAGGACGTCCAGGTCCTGTTGCGTGTCAAAGAGCAAGGCGATGGCAAGAGCCTGGCGTACAACACGCACCCGGCCTCCTTCAAGCCGCCGGTGGAG AGTCAAgttcagaagaacaagaagatcCTCAAGGCGGTGCGAGACTTGGCCCCGGACTCCCTCATCATCGAGTACAGGGGAAAGTTCATGCTTCGACAGCAGTTCGAGGCCAACGGATACTTCTTCAAGAG gcCATACccctttgtgttgttttattccaaGTTTGATGGACTAGAGATGTGTGTGGACGCTCGTAGCTTCGGCAACGAGGCGCGCTTCATCCGTCGCTCCTGCACCCCGAATTCTGAG GTGCGGCACGTGGTTGAGGACGGGATGCTGCATTTATACATCTACTCCTTGAGGCCGATCGTCAAAGGCACAGAAATCACCATTGGTTTTGATTACGACTACGGCAGCTG TAAATACAAGGTGGACTGTGCCTGCGTGAAGGGGAACCAGGAGTGCCCGGTGCTCAAGCACAACCTCGAACCCACGGAGAACCTGGGCTCCGGAGGCCGGCGACGAGGGAGCCGCAAGGACAAGGAGACGGTCCGGGACGACCAGGGCCAGAACCAGAACGTGGGCCTGGACTGCGAGGGGAAGAGCAAGAGCGCCGGCGACGGCAAACAGAGGAagctctctcctctccgcctctccaTCTCAAACAACCAG GCCAACCCAGCGGAGCAGTCCCATCTCCCTGTCGGGGCGGCTTCCAGCTGGAAGGGACTGAAACACAAGGAG acacgggaggagaggaagatggaggccATCCTGCAGGCCTTTGCCCGGATGGAGAAGCGGGAGAAGCGTAGGGAGCAGGCCCTGGAGAGAATCGGCGGCGTCAAGACGGAAGTCGGCGGCCGCAGCGACATCAAGGAGGAGCCGCCCGCCACGCCGGAGATGGCGGATTCTCCGACGGTCATGCAG CCGCTGCTGGAGGTGAAAGAGGAGCCGGGACTGAAGCCAGCTAAGGTCAAAAGCTCGAGGAACAGGAAGAGCTTCTCAAGGAACCGCACGCACATCGGTCAACAGCGGCGGCGAGCTCGCACCATCAGCACCTGCTCCGACCTGGCCCCCGGCTCTCCGACCGAGTCGGTGGAGCCGCTGACCAACGAGGCCCCCGAAGGAGAGGCGCCGGCCGCGCCCGAGCCGGAGGCCATCCCCGACGAAGCGCCGGACACCAGCCCCCCGCACAGCTGCTCGCCCGCGCCGGACCGACACCGCAACGGGAGCAAGAGCTTCAAATCTAAAAAG cACTTTGTGAGTGAGTGGGTGGGAGAGAAGCAGCAGGACCGCGGCGGCGTACGGACCCCAGAGCCGGTGCCAGAGAGGCCGCTGAGAATAAGCAGTGACCCCGAAGTACTCGCCACGCAGCTGAACGCCCTGCCGGGCATGGCCTGCTCTCCGCAGGTCTACAGCACCCCCAAACACTACGTCCGCTTCTCGTCCCCATTCCTGGCTAACCGCAGCCCCACCACCCCCGGGGTCCCCACCGGGAGACGGCGTTCCCGGGAACTGCCCGAAACCCCGCCCACCACCGGCTCCTGCAAGAAG CGATGGTTGAAGCaggctctggaggaggagggctccACCAGCCCGGCCAGAGGACCAAGCCTCCTGATGCCCAGCGAGGGTCCTCTCAGCCCCCCCATTAACGGGGACTCTGACAGCCCTCTAGCCTACAACGGTACCTGCTCGCTACCAG AGTTGCCCACGCCGCTGAAAAAGCGGCGGCTGAGTCCGCTGGACGCCTGCATGTCCGAGAGCTCCACGCCCTACGGCTCCCCTTGTGCCACGCCCACCAGGGCCGACCAATCGGAGACACCCGCGACCCCCGTCCTACCGGCTACCCCGCCGCGTCCCCGGACCGAGGAGCCGAGCGCGGAGCCCCCGCCCAGCACCCCAACGCAGACACTTAACGTCCTCCAGGAG AGTGACTCTTCGGTGGAAAGCTCCCCGGAGGTCAGCCGGAAACCCAGCGTGCAAGAG GCCGACCGTCCTCCTTCGTTGGTCTCCTCTCCGTGCGTCAGGGCTCCCAGTTCGGACGGACCCCCGACAGAAGCCACGGCGACGGTTCCCGAAAGCCCGCAGCccccggccgccgccgccgccgagcctATGGACTGCGGGGAGGACCGGGCCGACGGCGCGGTTGTCGAGGGGAGCAACGAGGCTTCCTCATCCGCAGAAACATGTGCTTCCTCTTTCCCCGGCTGGATAAAAAGCCCCGACAGAGGCCCGACTGGACCAGCTGGCCTGAACTTCTCCCCAGTCAACTCAAACCTAAGGGACCTCACCCCCTCGCACACCCTGGAGCCTCTGGTGGCCCCCTTCAGGCCCGAGGCCGCAGCTGGGGCCGCAGCGGGGGCCGCCGCGGCGGGGACGGTGCCGCTGGTCGTCTCTCAGCCCCCCTTCCCTGAAGCCCAGGGGCCGCTCTTTTACCCCTGCCCCGAGGAGGCCACTTCACTGGGCTTCTCGCGCTCGCTGAACGGGGACGGCTCGGGCGAGGGGGGAGGCTCAGCGCAGAATCCCCCACAGAAGAAAAAG GTGTCCCTGCTGGAGTACAGGAAGCGCCAGCGCGAAGCCCGGCGCAGCGGCTCCAAGGCCGAGTGCGGCTCCCCCGTGTCCGCCGCGCCTCCTTTGACTGTGGACGCCTTCGCCGCCGCGTTAGAGACCACGAGTGAAGCACCTCTGCCTcctgctccgcctcctctctgcAACACCGCCACCAGCACCGCGGCAAAAGAGCCCCCGGCgagcgaggagggggaggtgccagcggagaaaggagagaaggaaggaggagagggacagtg GACGTCGTCCACTTCTGTGGAGCAGGCGCGAGAGCGCGGCTACCACCGAGCGCTGCTGCTCAGCAAAGACAAGGACGCGG aTGGTGAGACCGAAGGTGGAGACACGCCCGCGCTGAGGGACTGCCCCTCTCCGAGTCTTCAAAAGACGCCGACCCACGCG CCCTGCTCTCCCGGTCCCGTGGCTCCGCCTCCCAGTCGCccggcgaaggaggaggaggccgacggCCAGCCGCCGAGCAAGCCGAAGCCGGCCCCCCTGACTCCCACCAAGCTCCACCCGGCGCCGTTGCCCTCCTCGCCGGTCCACTACCCCGGACCCTCCCTCCTGCACTCCCCCAAGCCGCAGGGCTCTCCCTACCGCGGCCAGAGGGCGCTGTTCTCCGCTCCGCCTCAAGCCCTGCCCCCGGCGCAGACTCCGACCGGCCCGGCCGCTTTCCCCCAGTACAACGCGCAGAGTgacccgcccccgcccccgcctcctccaccggcTACGGCGGCGTATTTTCCTAGCCAGAGCGCCTCGCCCGCCGGGCCCTTCCCTGGGTTTAAACCTGCCGTCGCCCCCCCGTACCCTCCTGGTTCTCAGCCCCTGATGCAGACTATTCCCCACAGTGTGCATTACCAGAGCTCCGcggcgccgccgcccccccctccgcccccacaCCCGATGTCTGGCCCCACCCTGCTGCACGTCAACCTGCAGCCGTCTCCCATCCAGCAACACCAGCTCATGCTGAGCACCGCcgccccacctcctcccccccctcctccctcgcaGGGCCAGGCCCCTCAGCAGCAGCCTCCCGCCGGCAGCGCCTTGTTGTCGCTgacccctcccccgccgcctcccccgcctccccccgcgCCCTCGACCAACGCCCAGATGCAGCCCCACCACTTTCAGAACTTGGGGGCTTTTCAGCCGGCGTTGCTGCACCCAGGCGCCACCGCCAACCCGTCAGTGCCCCCGTCGACCTACCCGCCACCCCTACAGCAGACCGGActgcccccacctccccctccacccccccaacaGACTCAACAAGGCCAGGCCCAGGCCGCTGCCTCCCCTCGTGGCGCCCCTGCGTCCTCGACCCCCTTCCACAGCTCGGGCTACCTGAGCACTGGGTGGCACTGa